The following proteins are encoded in a genomic region of Lactiplantibacillus plantarum:
- a CDS encoding 2-hydroxyacid dehydrogenase family protein, whose translation MTKVFIAGQLPAQANTLLLQSQLVIDTYTGDNLISHAELIRRVADADFLITPLSTQVDQDVLDHAPHLKLIANFGAGTNNIDIAAAAKRQIPVTNTPNVSAVATAESTVGLIISLAHRIVEGDHLMRTSGFNGWAPLFFLGHNLQGKTLGILGLGQIGQAVAKRLHAFDMPILYSQHHRLPISRETQLGATFVSQDELLQHADIVTLHLPLTTQTTHLIDNAAFSKMKSTALLINAARGPIVDEQALVTALQQHQIAGAALDVYEHEPQVTPGLATMNNVILTPHLGNATVEARDGMATIVAENVIAMAQHQPIKYVVNDVTPA comes from the coding sequence ATGACAAAAGTCTTTATTGCTGGTCAGCTTCCAGCCCAAGCTAATACGTTACTTTTACAAAGTCAGTTAGTCATTGATACTTATACCGGCGATAACCTGATCAGTCACGCGGAACTCATCCGTCGAGTCGCTGATGCCGACTTTTTGATTACCCCACTCTCAACTCAAGTAGATCAAGATGTCTTAGACCACGCCCCACACCTTAAACTGATTGCTAATTTTGGTGCTGGCACTAATAACATCGATATCGCGGCAGCAGCTAAGCGCCAGATTCCAGTCACGAACACGCCAAACGTTTCGGCGGTCGCAACCGCTGAATCAACGGTCGGTTTGATTATCAGCCTAGCGCATCGTATCGTGGAAGGCGATCACTTAATGCGAACTAGCGGCTTTAACGGTTGGGCGCCACTGTTCTTTCTCGGCCACAACTTACAAGGCAAGACACTCGGCATCTTAGGCCTTGGCCAAATTGGTCAAGCCGTTGCCAAACGATTACACGCCTTTGACATGCCCATCTTATACAGCCAACACCACCGCCTACCGATTAGCCGTGAAACGCAACTTGGCGCAACCTTTGTCTCCCAGGATGAACTTTTACAGCATGCCGACATCGTCACTTTACACCTGCCGCTTACCACACAAACAACCCATCTAATCGATAACGCTGCTTTTAGCAAAATGAAGTCCACGGCGCTCCTCATCAACGCCGCACGGGGGCCAATTGTCGACGAGCAAGCACTTGTGACGGCGCTGCAACAACATCAAATTGCTGGCGCTGCACTCGACGTCTACGAACATGAACCGCAAGTCACACCTGGTTTGGCCACGATGAACAACGTCATTTTGACACCTCATCTTGGCAACGCAACGGTCGAAGCTCGCGATGGCATGGCTACCATTGTCGCGGAGAATGTGATTGCGATGGCCCAACATCAGCCAATCAAGTACGTGGTTAACGACGTAACACCAGCATAG
- a CDS encoding peptide ABC transporter substrate-binding protein, which produces MKKRSVLAVVMSLVLVTVLAACGKHNSQSSGNGKYASSQVLNLSYPSSLDSIDISNMSGYGSTGNIFESLYRLGKNGSITPGLAKSTKVSKDGKTYTFTIRNAKWSDGSKITAQDFVYSWKRTVTPATKSQYAYLFSGVKNADEIVAGKKSPSTLGVKAQGEHTFIVTLDKPITYFKKLMTYPLFGPISEKAVKKWGSKYATKAQYMLYSGPFKLTGWTGTNNSWQFVKNNQYWDKKAVHLQKINYTVNESTTTTLNLFQEKKLDLTQLASEQVKNMKSSSDYTTYPYSITAFLVYNFQDSNATIKKALNNAKIRQAISLSINRKTLVKNVIGDASTVSKTFVPQDLVKDAKTGKDFADESTVKNSTSYNKALAQKLWKQGLKETGIKKLSIQLLASNDEPNKPISQYLKSALEKNLDGLTVNLSNIPSKVASSRAQSGDFDLYLSGWGADFNDPISHLQIMTNNSGYNYGKYNSSTYNALVNKAQNQDANDTSARWQDMINAEKTIMKDQGITPLYQTVYSYLQNPKVKGIIHNTAGTQWNYKYAYIAK; this is translated from the coding sequence TTGAAGAAGCGATCAGTGTTAGCAGTGGTAATGAGCCTAGTATTAGTGACGGTGCTGGCTGCGTGTGGGAAGCACAATAGCCAGTCTTCTGGTAATGGCAAGTATGCAAGTAGTCAGGTTTTAAACTTGTCGTACCCTAGTTCATTGGATTCAATCGATATTTCCAATATGTCGGGATATGGCAGTACGGGTAATATTTTTGAAAGCTTATACCGGTTAGGAAAGAATGGTAGCATTACACCGGGATTAGCTAAGTCCACTAAGGTTTCAAAGGATGGCAAGACGTATACCTTTACGATTCGCAATGCGAAGTGGAGCGATGGTTCGAAGATAACCGCGCAAGACTTTGTCTATTCTTGGAAACGGACCGTCACCCCAGCAACTAAGTCACAGTATGCCTACCTCTTCTCAGGGGTGAAGAATGCGGATGAAATTGTCGCTGGGAAAAAGTCACCAAGTACATTGGGCGTCAAGGCGCAAGGCGAACATACTTTTATTGTGACTCTTGACAAGCCAATTACTTATTTTAAGAAGTTAATGACCTACCCGTTGTTTGGACCAATTAGTGAGAAAGCGGTCAAAAAATGGGGTAGCAAATATGCCACTAAGGCTCAGTACATGCTCTACAGTGGGCCGTTTAAGTTGACTGGCTGGACTGGAACTAATAATAGCTGGCAGTTTGTAAAAAATAATCAGTACTGGGATAAGAAAGCTGTCCACCTACAAAAGATCAACTACACGGTCAATGAGAGTACTACGACAACATTGAACTTGTTCCAAGAAAAGAAACTTGATCTAACGCAATTAGCGAGTGAACAAGTTAAGAATATGAAGAGCAGTTCTGACTATACCACGTACCCTTATTCTATCACCGCGTTTCTGGTTTATAATTTCCAAGACAGTAATGCGACAATCAAAAAGGCGCTCAATAACGCTAAGATTCGTCAAGCAATTTCATTGTCGATCAATCGCAAGACGTTAGTAAAGAATGTGATTGGTGACGCATCAACGGTCTCAAAGACGTTTGTTCCTCAGGATTTAGTTAAAGACGCTAAAACTGGTAAGGATTTTGCAGATGAATCAACGGTTAAGAATTCAACGTCATATAACAAAGCGCTGGCACAAAAGTTATGGAAACAAGGCCTTAAGGAAACGGGAATTAAGAAATTGTCCATTCAGTTATTAGCTTCTAATGACGAACCTAATAAGCCGATTTCACAATACTTGAAATCAGCATTAGAAAAGAATCTCGATGGTTTGACGGTCAACTTATCCAACATTCCATCAAAGGTAGCTTCAAGTCGTGCTCAAAGTGGTGATTTTGACCTTTATCTCAGTGGTTGGGGTGCTGATTTCAACGACCCAATCTCGCACTTGCAAATTATGACTAATAATAGTGGTTATAATTACGGAAAATATAACAGCAGCACGTACAATGCGTTGGTTAACAAGGCCCAAAACCAGGATGCTAATGATACTAGTGCTCGTTGGCAAGATATGATCAACGCTGAGAAGACGATCATGAAGGACCAAGGAATTACGCCATTGTATCAGACGGTATACTCTTATTTACAAAATCCAAAGGTAAAGGGTATTATTCATAATACTGCTGGGACACAGTGGAATTATAAGTATGCTTATATTGCCAAATAA
- the whiA gene encoding DNA-binding protein WhiA, with protein MSYASDVKKELTNLAVHRENAKAELMALIRMNGAISIANHHFILNIQTENPAIARRIYRLLKQFYDVDSELIVRRKMKLNKNNLYIVRLKTGTDMVLADLGILKDYQIVEVAPTEVLTDDAAVRSYLRGAFLAGGSVNNPETSRYHLEIYSLYEEHNHMISEMMNQYGLNSRTTDRRGGFITYIKEAEKIADFLSLVGATNAMLKFEDIRIMRDMRNSVNRLVNCENANMDKVANASSKQIENILLIDATVGLQQLPPKLQEVAVARLEHREVSLKELGTLVPGGPISKSGINHRLRKINQFAEQLQKDA; from the coding sequence ATGTCATACGCCAGTGACGTTAAGAAAGAATTGACTAACCTCGCTGTCCATCGCGAGAATGCTAAGGCTGAATTAATGGCTTTGATTCGAATGAATGGGGCGATCAGCATTGCTAATCATCACTTCATTTTGAATATTCAGACGGAAAATCCGGCCATCGCGCGGCGTATTTACCGGCTACTCAAACAATTTTATGACGTCGATAGTGAATTGATTGTTCGGCGCAAAATGAAATTAAATAAGAATAATTTGTACATCGTACGATTGAAGACCGGTACGGACATGGTACTCGCTGATTTGGGTATCTTAAAGGATTATCAAATCGTTGAAGTGGCACCAACTGAAGTGTTAACGGATGATGCTGCGGTGCGTTCTTATTTGCGTGGCGCCTTTTTAGCGGGCGGTTCGGTTAATAATCCTGAAACTTCCCGGTATCATTTGGAAATTTACTCACTGTATGAGGAACATAATCATATGATCTCCGAGATGATGAATCAGTATGGCTTGAATTCACGAACGACTGATCGGCGTGGTGGTTTTATTACGTACATCAAGGAAGCGGAAAAAATTGCCGACTTCTTGTCATTGGTTGGTGCGACCAATGCCATGCTTAAGTTTGAAGATATTCGAATCATGCGGGACATGCGTAACTCGGTCAATCGGTTGGTTAACTGTGAGAACGCCAACATGGATAAGGTTGCCAATGCCTCTAGCAAACAGATTGAAAATATTTTATTGATCGATGCTACGGTGGGATTACAACAGTTACCACCAAAATTACAAGAAGTCGCTGTTGCCCGGTTGGAACATCGTGAAGTTAGCCTCAAGGAACTAGGAACCCTTGTTCCGGGCGGGCCGATTTCTAAGTCTGGAATCAATCATCGGCTGCGTAAAATCAATCAATTTGCGGAACAATTACAAAAAGATGCTTAG
- a CDS encoding gluconeogenesis factor YvcK family protein, which produces MRKYTFKTQRPKIVVIGGGTGLPVVLNGLRKQAVDITAVVTVADDGGSSGIIRNYVNVVPPGDIRNVMVALSSWPDLYKDIFQYRFQGDDQFFAGHAIGNLIIAALTEMKSGVFDAVQELSNMMQVDGHVYPAANEALTLHGKFSDGTELVGEAEITAAHKSLERVWVTDKNGKEPQAVQPVIDAIMAADQIVLGPGSLFTSILPNLTIGNIGRAVCESDAEVVYICNIMTQKGETDNFSDADHVRVLNRHLGQNFINTVLVNTEKVPEDYMDFHKFNEVSKQVSHDFRGLREQNCRVISSNFLKLRDNGAFHDGDQVVAELMNLVGHSDVFR; this is translated from the coding sequence ATGAGAAAATACACATTTAAGACCCAGCGGCCTAAAATTGTGGTGATTGGTGGAGGGACCGGTTTGCCGGTTGTTCTGAACGGCTTGCGTAAGCAGGCAGTCGATATTACCGCAGTGGTGACGGTGGCTGATGATGGTGGGTCATCCGGCATTATTCGCAATTACGTTAACGTGGTTCCACCTGGTGATATTCGTAATGTAATGGTGGCGTTGTCGAGTTGGCCGGATTTGTATAAAGATATTTTTCAGTATCGTTTCCAGGGTGATGATCAATTTTTTGCAGGTCATGCGATTGGTAATTTAATTATTGCGGCACTAACGGAAATGAAATCTGGGGTGTTTGACGCGGTGCAGGAATTATCAAATATGATGCAAGTAGATGGTCATGTTTACCCGGCAGCCAACGAGGCACTCACGCTACATGGTAAGTTTAGTGACGGTACCGAGTTAGTAGGTGAAGCCGAAATTACCGCGGCCCATAAGTCATTGGAACGCGTTTGGGTCACTGACAAGAATGGTAAGGAACCACAAGCAGTTCAACCAGTTATTGATGCGATTATGGCGGCAGATCAGATTGTTTTGGGGCCCGGTAGTTTGTTTACCAGTATTCTACCGAACCTAACGATTGGAAATATTGGTCGGGCCGTCTGTGAGTCTGATGCAGAAGTGGTTTATATTTGTAATATTATGACTCAAAAAGGTGAAACGGATAATTTCTCCGATGCTGATCATGTACGGGTCTTAAACCGCCATTTGGGGCAGAACTTTATTAATACGGTGTTAGTTAACACCGAAAAAGTGCCAGAAGATTACATGGATTTTCATAAGTTTAACGAAGTTTCAAAGCAAGTGAGTCATGACTTCCGGGGGTTACGTGAACAAAACTGTCGCGTAATCTCATCGAACTTCTTGAAACTCCGTGATAATGGGGCCTTTCATGATGGCGACCAAGTTGTCGCTGAATTAATGAATCTAGTCGGTCATTCCGACGTTTTCAGATAA
- the rapZ gene encoding RNase adapter RapZ, with protein sequence MAESLQLVIISGMSGAGKTVAVQSFEDLGYFCIDNMPPALLPKFSELVEESGKIKKVALVIDLRSRAFYDEIMDMLANLDNTDFVSTRILFLDASNEELVSRYKETRRSHPLAMEGRVMDGVRKERELLAPLKDRASYVIDTSTLTPRELRESIFDKFETDQDETFHIEMLSFGFKYGLPIDADIVMDVRFLPNPYYIPELKKLTGLDKPVADYVMQQPATEAFYQQFLSMLESIMPGYEAEGKSSLTIAIGCTGGQHRSVALTQRIGEALAKHYKVHISHRDIEKRKETVNRS encoded by the coding sequence ATGGCAGAATCATTACAACTAGTAATTATTTCTGGGATGAGCGGTGCCGGTAAGACGGTTGCGGTTCAAAGCTTTGAAGACCTGGGCTATTTTTGCATTGACAATATGCCACCAGCGTTATTACCGAAGTTCTCAGAATTAGTTGAGGAGTCGGGTAAAATAAAGAAAGTAGCGTTAGTGATTGATTTACGCTCGCGGGCTTTTTACGACGAAATTATGGATATGTTGGCTAACTTAGACAACACGGACTTTGTGTCGACCCGGATTCTGTTTTTAGATGCTTCCAACGAAGAATTAGTGTCACGTTATAAAGAGACGCGGCGTTCCCATCCATTAGCCATGGAAGGTCGCGTCATGGATGGCGTGCGCAAAGAACGAGAATTATTGGCGCCATTGAAAGATCGGGCTTCATACGTCATTGATACGTCGACGTTGACACCACGTGAATTACGCGAATCGATTTTTGATAAATTCGAAACGGATCAGGATGAGACTTTTCATATTGAAATGCTATCATTCGGTTTTAAATACGGACTCCCGATTGATGCAGATATCGTTATGGATGTGCGCTTCTTGCCTAATCCATACTACATTCCTGAATTAAAGAAGCTGACGGGACTAGATAAACCTGTGGCGGATTACGTTATGCAGCAACCAGCTACGGAAGCTTTCTACCAGCAGTTCTTGAGTATGCTGGAAAGCATTATGCCCGGCTATGAAGCCGAGGGCAAGAGTAGTTTGACGATTGCGATTGGCTGTACGGGCGGTCAACACCGGTCCGTTGCCTTGACGCAACGTATCGGTGAAGCGCTGGCTAAGCACTACAAGGTGCACATCAGTCATCGTGATATTGAGAAACGAAAGGAAACTGTTAATCGCTCATGA
- a CDS encoding HdeD family acid-resistance protein, with protein MFNDHRWGFDWTEFMTGIVFLIAAYFVIKQPQAALLSLVFLFAIAAIISGVTTIGGYTKLRRETGLRANFALVFAIIDILVGLLFLFHAPTGVLVLGYVFAFWFLIDSIERLTVVSHLRVFGTGYFVLSLILDIISLALGILLVINPMVAVISFNVLVSFYFAVFGINAILIAFARRN; from the coding sequence ATGTTTAATGATCATCGCTGGGGGTTTGATTGGACTGAATTCATGACGGGGATCGTTTTCTTGATCGCCGCTTACTTTGTCATCAAGCAACCACAAGCAGCACTTTTAAGTTTAGTCTTTTTATTTGCCATCGCCGCAATTATTAGCGGGGTCACCACAATCGGTGGGTACACAAAACTACGCCGTGAAACAGGGTTGCGGGCAAACTTTGCCCTTGTGTTTGCGATTATTGATATTTTAGTGGGGTTATTATTTTTATTCCACGCACCGACTGGGGTACTGGTACTCGGTTACGTCTTTGCCTTTTGGTTCTTGATCGATTCGATTGAACGGCTGACCGTAGTCTCACATCTACGCGTCTTTGGAACCGGGTATTTTGTTCTATCTTTAATCTTGGATATTATTAGTTTGGCATTGGGAATCTTATTAGTAATCAATCCAATGGTTGCTGTGATTAGTTTCAACGTACTGGTTAGTTTCTACTTTGCAGTTTTTGGCATCAACGCAATCTTGATTGCTTTTGCTCGGCGTAACTAG
- the argH gene encoding argininosuccinate lyase, translated as MSTQKLWGGRFTETGAKYVDDFGASISFDQLLAAEDIAGSLAHVKMLKKTGILPAADVDQIVAGLETLAERQKQGKLEFSTVNEDIHMNIESLLTEEIGPVAGKLHTARSRNDQVATDFHLYLKHQLPLILDRLHELETVLVDKASENVETVMPGYTHLQHAQPISYAHYLLAYYQMFKRDMERFEFNLKHTDISPLGAAALAGTTFPIDREYSAKLLGFSEVYHNSLDAVSDRDFVLEFLSNASILMMHLSRFCEEIVSWSSYEFKYISLSDQFSTGSSIMPQKKNPDMAELIRGKSGRVYGNLMGLLTVMKGIPLAYNKDLQEDKEGAFDTVTTVLTSLHVFTGMLATLTVNEDRMADATTNDFSNATELADYLANKGIPFREAHAIAGKLVLDGLKKQRPLQDIPLKEYQSISPLIQEDVYHDLNAKVAVERRHSLGGTGFDQIRQELQRAQTQLSAYQSETTD; from the coding sequence ATGAGTACCCAGAAGCTATGGGGTGGCCGGTTTACCGAAACGGGTGCTAAGTATGTTGATGACTTTGGGGCATCAATTAGCTTTGACCAGTTGCTTGCCGCAGAAGATATTGCTGGTTCACTGGCACACGTTAAAATGTTGAAGAAAACTGGTATTTTGCCCGCCGCTGATGTTGATCAAATTGTTGCTGGATTGGAAACCTTGGCTGAGCGTCAAAAACAAGGTAAGTTGGAATTTTCAACGGTCAACGAAGACATTCATATGAATATTGAGTCATTATTGACCGAAGAGATTGGGCCGGTCGCTGGGAAGTTGCACACGGCCCGGTCGCGGAATGACCAAGTTGCCACGGATTTCCACTTGTACTTGAAGCATCAATTACCACTAATATTGGACCGGCTACATGAACTGGAAACAGTATTGGTCGATAAAGCGAGTGAAAACGTGGAGACGGTCATGCCGGGGTACACGCATTTGCAACACGCCCAACCCATCTCGTACGCGCACTACCTGTTAGCTTATTACCAAATGTTCAAGCGGGACATGGAACGCTTCGAGTTTAACCTGAAGCATACCGATATTTCGCCATTGGGAGCCGCTGCACTTGCTGGAACGACTTTTCCAATCGACCGGGAATATAGTGCGAAACTATTAGGATTCAGTGAAGTCTATCATAATAGTTTGGATGCCGTTTCTGACCGGGACTTCGTGCTTGAGTTTCTCAGCAATGCTTCGATCCTGATGATGCATCTCTCACGGTTTTGTGAAGAAATTGTCAGCTGGAGCAGTTATGAATTCAAGTACATCAGTTTGAGCGATCAGTTTTCAACGGGTAGTTCGATTATGCCGCAAAAGAAGAACCCTGACATGGCCGAATTGATTCGGGGCAAGTCCGGCCGGGTTTACGGCAACTTGATGGGATTGCTAACTGTCATGAAAGGGATTCCGCTCGCTTACAATAAGGATCTGCAAGAAGACAAAGAAGGGGCGTTTGATACGGTCACGACCGTGTTAACGAGTCTCCACGTCTTCACCGGCATGTTGGCAACGCTGACCGTTAATGAAGATCGGATGGCTGATGCCACGACTAACGATTTCTCAAATGCGACCGAACTAGCCGATTACCTTGCAAACAAAGGAATCCCATTTCGGGAGGCCCATGCCATTGCGGGGAAGCTCGTCTTGGATGGCTTGAAAAAACAGCGGCCGTTGCAGGATATTCCACTCAAAGAATATCAGTCAATCTCACCGCTGATCCAAGAAGATGTCTACCATGATTTGAACGCAAAAGTTGCGGTGGAACGGCGGCATTCGCTAGGTGGTACTGGTTTTGATCAGATTAGACAAGAATTGCAACGGGCACAAACGCAATTGTCAGCCTATCAATCTGAAACCACTGATTAA
- a CDS encoding argininosuccinate synthase, protein MVKQNDKIILAYSGGLDTSVAISWLKDKGYDVVACGIDVGEGKDMDAIKEKALKLGAVSSYMIDAKQEFAEEYALIALQGHTLYEGEYPLVSALSRPLIAKKLVTLAKQEHAVAIAHGCTGKGNDQVRFEVAIHALAPDIKIEAPVRDWHWSREEEIDYAKEHNIPVPINLDSPYSIDENLWGRANECGILEDPWQGAPADAFDRTKALADTPDTPTTLEITFEAGVPVALDGESLNLADLIIKLDQIAGEHGIGRIDHIENRLVGIKSREVYEAPAATVLLKAHKDLEDLTFERELAHFKPIIEQKLADTIYNGLWFSPLMEAMVAFLKQTQQVVNGVVRVQLFKGNVITEGRKSPNSLYDTNLATYTSADSFDQQAAVGFIKLWGLPTQVNAQVQAKAQAEAKTDKAHA, encoded by the coding sequence ATGGTCAAACAAAATGATAAAATTATTCTCGCTTATTCTGGTGGTTTAGATACGTCGGTCGCAATTAGTTGGTTGAAGGATAAGGGCTATGATGTTGTGGCCTGCGGAATTGATGTTGGTGAAGGCAAGGACATGGATGCAATCAAAGAAAAGGCCCTAAAATTAGGGGCTGTTTCATCATATATGATTGATGCTAAGCAAGAATTTGCTGAAGAATATGCGTTAATTGCTTTACAAGGTCATACCTTGTATGAAGGTGAATACCCGCTGGTTTCAGCACTTTCACGTCCTTTAATTGCTAAGAAGTTAGTCACATTAGCCAAGCAAGAGCACGCTGTTGCAATTGCCCATGGCTGTACTGGGAAGGGTAATGATCAGGTTCGGTTTGAGGTTGCCATCCACGCTCTTGCACCGGATATCAAGATCGAAGCGCCTGTACGTGATTGGCACTGGTCACGGGAAGAAGAGATCGATTACGCTAAGGAACACAATATTCCCGTACCAATCAATTTGGACAGTCCTTACTCGATTGACGAAAACTTATGGGGCCGGGCTAATGAATGTGGCATTCTAGAAGATCCATGGCAGGGCGCGCCTGCCGATGCGTTTGACCGGACGAAGGCCTTAGCTGATACGCCGGATACGCCAACGACTTTGGAAATCACTTTTGAGGCTGGGGTGCCAGTTGCTTTAGATGGTGAATCACTTAACCTAGCTGATTTAATCATCAAGTTGGATCAGATTGCTGGTGAACATGGAATTGGTCGGATCGACCATATTGAAAACCGGTTGGTCGGTATCAAGTCACGGGAAGTTTACGAAGCACCAGCTGCAACGGTATTGCTCAAAGCACATAAAGATTTGGAAGATTTGACGTTTGAGCGTGAGTTAGCTCACTTCAAGCCAATCATTGAACAAAAGCTTGCGGATACGATCTACAACGGTCTTTGGTTCTCACCATTGATGGAAGCGATGGTTGCCTTCTTAAAGCAAACTCAGCAAGTCGTCAATGGGGTAGTTCGGGTACAACTCTTCAAGGGTAACGTTATTACTGAGGGGCGGAAGTCACCCAACTCACTATATGATACGAACTTGGCAACCTATACATCAGCGGATTCATTTGACCAACAAGCGGCAGTTGGTTTCATTAAGCTATGGGGCCTACCAACGCAAGTTAATGCCCAAGTCCAAGCGAAGGCTCAGGCTGAAGCTAAGACTGATAAGGCACACGCCTAA
- a CDS encoding S-ribosylhomocysteine lyase encodes MAKVESFTLDHTKVLAPYVRKITVENGPKGDAITNFDLRLVQPNKTAIDTAGLHTIEHMLAGLLRDRMDGVIDCSPFGCRTGFHLITWGEHDTVEVAKALKSSLEFIAGPAKWEDVQGTTIDSCGNYKDHSLFSAKEWAKLILSQGISSDPFVRKVVE; translated from the coding sequence ATGGCTAAAGTAGAAAGTTTTACATTAGATCATACCAAGGTTTTAGCACCTTACGTTCGTAAAATTACGGTGGAAAATGGGCCTAAGGGTGATGCCATCACTAATTTTGATTTGCGGTTAGTTCAACCTAACAAGACCGCTATTGATACGGCGGGCTTACACACGATTGAACATATGTTGGCTGGATTATTACGTGATCGGATGGATGGCGTGATTGACTGCTCACCATTCGGTTGTCGGACTGGTTTTCATTTGATTACTTGGGGTGAACATGACACCGTTGAAGTTGCTAAGGCATTGAAGTCCTCATTAGAATTCATTGCTGGCCCAGCTAAGTGGGAAGACGTACAAGGGACGACCATCGATAGCTGTGGGAATTACAAGGATCATTCTTTATTCTCAGCTAAGGAATGGGCCAAGTTGATTTTATCGCAAGGAATTTCATCGGATCCATTTGTACGCAAAGTCGTTGAATAG